The stretch of DNA TTCCCTTAAAGTTTCGTCTACAAAAGGTGAGGGTGATTCTTCAAGAACTTTTTGGTGTCTTCTTTGAAGGGAACACTCCCTTTCACCAAAAATCGTAACATTTCCGTATTTATCGGCTATTAGCTGTATTTCTATGTGTCTTGGATTCAGAATTAATTTTTCTACGTAAACCTCTCCATTTCCGAAAGCTGCTTCAGCTTCTGTCATTGCGGTTCTTATTGTTTCTTCGGCTCCCTCTTCTGTCTCAACAACGCGCATTCCTCTGCCTCCGCCTCCGTGAGCAGCTTTTACAAGAACGGGAAATCCTATTTTTCTGGCAAATTCGAGAACTTTTGCCGGGTCTTTCATCGCTTCGCTGCCGGGAACTACGGGGATTCCTGCTTTTTGAGCTATCGCTCTTGCCTGTGCTTTGTCTCCCATAGCAACCATTGTTTCGGAAGAAGGTCCTATAAACTCTACACCACAGGCTCTGCAAACTTCTGCAAATCCGGGATTTTCGGATAGAAATCCGTATCCGGGATGTATTGCGTCAGCACCTGAAACTTCTGCTGCTGATATTATTGCAGGAATGTTAAGGTAACTTGCGGCAGGGCGTTCACTTCCTATGCAGATGGCTTCATCTGCCAGAAACACAGGAAGTGAATCTTTGTCTGCGGTTGAATAAACAGCTACCGTTTTTATGCCAAGCTCTTTGCAGGTTCTTATTATTCTAACGGCTATTTCGCCTCTATTTGCTATCAGAATTTTTTTAAACATAGACTACTCCGGTTCACACTTTCTCTATGTAAAATAGTGGCTGATCAAATTCTACAGGTTGTCCGTTTTCAACGAGTATTTTTACGACTCTTCCTGAAACATCTGATTCTATTTCATTCATCACTTTAAGGGCTTCTATTATGCAGAGTGTCTGTCCTTTCTCTACGAAGTCTCCTTCTTTAACGAAAGGTTCGGCTCCCGGCGATGGTGCCCTGTAAAATGTTCCGACAATAGGTGAGCGAACAATATGTATGTTTTCCGGTATTTCTGTTGGTTCTGCAGATGGTTTTGTTATTTCCGAAGTTGCTTCTGGAGCGGTAGTTGTTTCAATAACTCTTTCAACCGTTAACGGTTGAGAAGCTTTCTGGCGGCAGTAACGTGCTTTTACCTTGAGACCTTCAAGCTCTATTTCAACTTCTTCTATGCTACTGTTTTCAAGGGATTTTAACAGGTTTTCGATTTTTTCTATCACAATGGCCTCCGAATTACTTGTTAACTCTTTCGAGATACTTTCCTGTTTCTGTTTCTACTTTTATGTATTCGCCTACGTTTATGAATGTGGGAACTTGAACAACAGCTCCCGTTTCAAGAGTTGCCGGTTTAAGAACGTTGTTTACTGTGTCGCCTTTGAATCCCGGTTCAGTTTCTACAACTTGAAGAACCACAGTTTTAGGAAGTTTAACAGATAGTGGTTCACCTTTATAGAACTGAACCTGAACGGTGTCATTTTCTTTTAAAAAGTTTGCCTTTTCACCTAAATTCTCTGCCGGAACAGGAATCTGTTCGTAAGTTCTTGTATCCATAAAATAGTAGAACGTTCCGTCGTTATACAGATATTCCATCTCTCTCTCTTCAAAATCTGCTACTTCAAGTTTTTCGCCAACCTTGTAGGTTTTTTCAACGACATTTCCAGTTCTTAAATTTTTAAGTTTTATTCTTGCAAAAGCTTGTCCTTTTCCTGGTTTAACATGCTGGTAGTCAACTATTTCGTATGGATCGCCGTTTATTTCTAACTTCATACCTTTTGATATCTGGTTTACATCTATAGATGCCACTTTAAACCTCCTGTTTGAATCTGAAAGTTTGCGGTATTATACACCATTCAAAATTATAACAATTTGTTAATCTGGTAGTCCTGTCGTTCCTATTGTTGCAAGCTCAACCTCTTTTGCTCCTATGGGCACAACTTTTCTGATTCTTTCGAACATAAAGTGATTTTCCAGAATTTCCGCAGCTCTTTCGCTTTTTGTAAATCTGTAATGTTTATTGAGGAGGACTTTTAGAAAGTCGACATCTTTTCTTGAAAGTTCTTTTACGGTTACGTAATTACTGTTTATCTTTTTCTCTATTTCGTCGTCAAAAACGTAAGCCACACCGCCTGTCATTCCTGCTCCAAAGTTCATTCCTACCTTTCCGAGGACGGCAACGACACCTCTTACCATGTATTCGCAGGCGTGTTGTCCTGCTCCTTCAACGACAGCAATGGCACCGCTGTTTCTAACGGCAAATCGTTCGCCTACCCTACCAGCTGCAAAGAGTGCACCTCCCGTGGCTCCGTAAAGCAGAGTATTACCTGCTATAACGTTTTCTGACGGATTTCCTTTAAAGTTTTCCGGAAATGTTATAACTATGAGTCCACCGCCCAGTCCTTTTCCTACGTAATCGTTAGCTACGCCTTTGAGAAAAAGATTTATTCCTTTTGAAAGGAAAGCTCCGAAGCTCTGTCCAGCAGTTCCCTCAAAGTATAGTTTAATAATATTTTTTGGAATCTCCTTTCCGAATTTTCTTATAAGAAGGTTTGAAAGGGGAATACCGATACCGCGGTCTGTGTTCTTGATGATGTATCTTCCGATAAAAGGTTCTCCGTGTTCTATGTAAGGTTCTGCATCTTGAACGATTCTGTCGTTTAGAGGTGATTCAACAGCATTGTAAGGGTAGGACTGCCTTTCAAACGGAATTGAGGGTTTAAGAATGTAACTTAAGTCAAGTTCTGAGGCTTTTGTGAACTTTTTAATTTTTTCCACGTCAGGTTTTAAAAGTCCGCTTTTTCCTGTTATCTCTTTCAGGCTTCTATATCCCATCTTTGCCAGGAATCTTCTCACATCTTCTGCGATGAATCGGAAATAGTTTATTACAGCTTCAACCTTCCCTTTGAATCTTTTCCTCAAAGCTTCATCTTGTGTTGCTATTCCTACTGGACATCTGTTCGTATGACACTCTCTGTCCATTACGCAACCTTCTGCTATCATAGCTGCCGTCCCTATGCCGAATTCTTCGGCACCGAGTAATGCTGCTATTATGACATCCCTTCCCGTTTTTATTCCTCCGTCAACTCTAAGGATTACGTTTTCTCTCAGTCCATTTTCACTGAGGGCTCTATGTGTTTCGGGAAGGCCTATTTCCCATGGGAGTCCAGCTCCTTTTATTGAGGTTATAGGAGATGCTCCAGTTCCGCCGTCACATCCTGATATCTGGATAACATCGGCTTTTGCTTTTGCCACGCCGGCAGCGACAGTTCCAACTCCAGATTCTGCAACAAGTTTGACGGCTATTTTTGCTTCAGGGTTTGCAAGTTTCAGGTCGTATATTAGCTGTGCAAGGTCTTCTATAGAGTAGATGTCGTGGTGGGGCGGTGGAGATATAAGAGTAACGCCGGGAACAGAAAATCTAAGTGATGCTATGTAAGGAGTAACTTTTTTTCCTGGTAGGTGTCCGCCTTCTCCCGGTTTTGCCCCCTGTGCTATTTTAATTTCAATTTCTTCGGCAGATGAAAGATAAGCCGGGGTGACTCCAAACCTTCCTGATGCCACCTGTTTTATCTTGCTGTTTTTAATGGTTCCGTATCTTTTGGGGTCTTCACCACCTTCACCGCTACAGCTTTTTGAACCTATCCTGTTCATCGCTTCGGCTATTACTTCGTGTGCTTCTTTTGAAAGTGCTCCCACGGACATGCCGGGAACCATGAGCTGTTTCATAATCTCTTCTGCTGATTCCAATTCCTCTAACGGAATCGGTGTTCTGTCTGATTCTATTTTCAGAAGATCCCTTATATAGACGGGGTTTTCTTTATAGTAGTCATAAATTTTCAGATATTCGTCAAAGTTCCCTGTTTTTGAAGATTTCAGTATGGCTCTTACAACCTGGACTGAAAATCCGTGTTTTTCTTTGCCCGGACGGTAATAAAGTTCACCGCTTTCCGGAATTTCATCAAGTTTTTCGGCAATTTCGAGTCTTTTGTTTATCTCTTTTTCTATGTCTTTTAATGTCATTCCGCCTATCGGGGAAAATGTATTCGGGAAGAATTCTTCAACAATTTCTTTTGAGAGGCCTATAATGTCGAAGTTTTGTCCAAGATGGTAGGATGATATGAGGGATATGCCCATCTTTGACATTATCTTTAGAAGTCCCTTGGTTACTGCTGTTTTGTAGTTTTTAACAAGTGTTTCAAACGGTAGATTGAGTTCAATTTCTCGTGTTTTAAGATATTTGTAAACCAGATGGGGGTAAACTGCGCTTGCTCCAAAAGCTATAAGAGCGGCAATTTCGTGGGTATTTTTTACCTCTCCCGTTTCAACGACAATGGAAACTTTATGCATAAGTTCTTTTTTCTTCAGGTAGTTTACAAGTCCTGATACTGCAAGCAGCGAAGGAATTGGTTTTTGGGTGTCTTTATCGGAAAGAATTACTATGTCGGCACCTTTCTTGATTTCAAGTTCTATCGTTTCAAACAGTTTGTAGAGTCCTTCTTTAAGATCCGATTCAAATTCCATTTTGAACGTTGCGGTTTTCATGAATTCAAGGTTTTTCAGACTTTTAAATTCTGAAGGTGTGAGCAGTGGTGATTTAAGTTCTACTCTTCTGGGCAATTTCCCTTCTCTTTCAAGGAAGTTTACCTTGCCGCCCAGTCTCATTTTCAGGGACATAACAACTCTTTCTCTGATCGGGTCTATCGGTGGATTTGTTACCTGGGCAAACTTTTGCTTGAAGCAGGAAAAGAGTAAGCAGGGATTTGTTGACATGAAAGGTGGTGGTGTGTCGTCTCCCATTGAATATACAGGTTCTTTTGCCTCTTCTGCCATTTCGTCAATAATAAATTCAAGGTCTTCTTTTGAAAAACCAAACTTCATCAGTTCTTTTTTCAGTTTTTCTTCTTCCGGTTTCTCAAATGTGCAAGGTGTTGAAAAGTCGGAAAGTTTAAAAAGCTTTCTCCTTATCTCTTTTTTAAGGTTTCTCTGAAGGGCGATTTTTCTTAAAACTTCTTTGTTTGTTTCTACCGTTCCAAATTCTGTGTTTACAACGAGGATTTCTCCGGGGGAGAGTCTGTTATGAGAAACAATTTTGCTTTCCGGGATTTCTATCATTCCTTCTTCAGAGCCAAAGACAATCAGGTTATCATCTGTTATTATGTATCTTGCAGGTCTTAATCCGTTTCTATCAAGCTTTCCGCCTACCGTTTTTCCATCTGTAAATACTACTGCTGCAGGTCCGTCCCACGGTTTCATGAGAAGAAGATGATAGAGGAAAAATGCCCTTTCATCTTCGTCAAGGTCAAGCATTTCGTATGCAGGCGGTATTAGGACGCTTATGGCTTCTTCCGGTTGATATCCGGCAAGCACCATAAGTTCAAAAACTCTATCAAGGGATGCTGAATCGCTTTCATTAAAGTCTACGAGCGGAAGGATTTCTCTTATCTGTGTTCCGAAACGGGAACTTTTTATTATCGGTTCAACAATTTTTATAAAGTTTCTGTTTGCAGTTATTGTGTTGATTTCGCCGTTGTGAGCGAGCATTCTTAGGGGTTGTGCAAGTTTCCATTCGGGGTTTGTGTTTGTTGAGTATCGTTGATGGAATAGCGCAATTGCCGTTTTAAATTCTTCGTTTTTAAGGTCCGGGTAAAATTTTTCAAGGTCAGGTGCAAGGAGCATTCCTTTATAGACTATCAGATTGTTTGATAAAGATAGAATGTAGTTTTCTTTTGCAACCTCTTTTAGAGCCTTTTCTAATTTTCTGCGAAGTATGTAAAGTCCGATGTCTCCCAAGAATGGGATGATAATTTGGACGATGAGAGGCATAGCTTTTCTGGCTATTTCTCCACATTCTTCCACTTTTATCGGAACTTCCCGGAGTGCAAAATCTACCTTTTCTTCTTTAAGGAGAGTTTCAAGTTTTTTTATTGAACCGTCGGCTGTTTTTCTATCTAAAAATATTGTTCCAACGGCGATGTCATTGTCTTGAAAGTCTTTTCCAATTTTTTTAGCCTCTTTTTTAAAGAATTCTTCTGGAAGCTGGAATAGGACACCGGAGCCGTCTCCCGTTCTTCCGTCTGATAGAACAGCGCCTCTGTGGGTCAGATTGGAAACGGCTTTAAGTGCATTTTTAAGTATTTCATGGCTTTTTTCTCCGTTGATGTTTGCTATAAATCCGACACCGCAGGAATCTTTATGTTTCATTTTTCCTTCTCCTGAAAATGGATTATGTATTTTCCGTTGAATGATGTTGCTTCTTCAAGGCCTATAAACTTTGTTCCGTTTTCTTTGAATTTTTTGAAAGTGTCTGAGGGGAATAGGCAGTATTCAGGTTTTATGGTTTTTATAATCTCTTTAAATATGGGATTTTCGGGTTTTAGGTTGGAAACGAATATCTGAACTCTTTCAAGTTTCAGTTTCTGGAATGTGGCGAAAAGAGCGGCTATATCTTCGGCAAATATATAGCCTGTGTCTTTCTTCGGAAATTTTCCATTGTTTCTTTTTGCCCATTCCTGTCTTGTGAATTTCCACGTTTGTGGATGGTAGATACCGCTGAGCCCGCAGAAATAGATTCCTTTATATTTGAAAATCCTTGACATTATGTCAACACCGTCACTTTTTGAGAGGATTTCATAGTCTTTCTCTTTTCCGTGAATGTAAAACCATGTTCTCCTTAAAATTAAAGGTTTTTTTAAGTTTAACGGCCCTAAAGAGATGCTTATGTCTGCGCCGGAGACTTCTAGTAGTCCTTTTAACCTTTCTTCATTTCCGTTAAGGGCACCTGTTATGAGAAATTCCATTGCCTTCTCCTTTTAGAGGCTTTAGCTGAAAAGTTCTTCTACGAATTCTTCAGGGTTGAAAGGTCTTAAATCTTCTATCTTTTCACCTATGCCGATATACTTTATCGGTATTTTTAGTTCGCTTGCTATCGCGACTACTATTCCGCCTTTTGCTGTACCGTCAAGTTTTGTAAGCACGATACCTGTTACGTCTGTTATCTCTTTGAAAGCTTTTGCCTGAGATATTGCGTTCTGTCCCGTGTTTGCATCAAGAACAAGGAGAATTTCGGAAGGTTCACCGGGTATCTCTCTGCTTATAACCTTCTTTATCTTTTTGATTTCTTTCATTAACCTATCTTTGTTGTGAAGTCTGCCAGCCGTATCAACTATCAGGATATCTTCTCCTCTGGCTTTTAAGCTTTGGACAGCGTCAAACACTACGGAAGCAGGATCTGCCCCTTCGCTTCCTTTTACTATTCTTACGTCTGCCCTTTCAGCCCACACCTCAAGTTGTTCTATTGCAGCTGCTCTGAATGTGTCGGCTGCTGCAAGGAGAACGCTTTTGCCTTTGTCTTTAAGCTGCTTTGCCAGTTTTCCTATTGTTGTTGTTTTTCCGACCCCGTTAACGCCAAGAACCAGAATGACAGACGGACTGTTTTCTGTTCTCAATTCTCCGGCATAGTTTGACAGCAGATTTTTCAGCTTTTCTTTGAGGACTTCAAGAAGTTCATCTGAGGTTTTTAGTTTTCTCTTTTTAGTCTCTTTCCGAAGTTCATCTATAAGCTGAAGGCTTGTTTTTACTCCTATATCTGCAAGAATTAATCTCTCTTCCAATTCCTCAAACAGTTCTTCATCTATTTCTCTTCCTTTAAAAACGGAGAAATTCAGGGCTTCTCGTGTTTTCTTTAAGCCTTCTTTAAAGGTTTTAAAAAATCCTGCTTTTCTTTTGCCTGTCTTTTCTTCCAGCTCTTTTTTTAGCTTTTGTAGAGTTTTCTTTTCGCTGTCGGGAGTTATAGCCTCTATCTGTTTGACTATTTTAAGAGCTTCTTCGTTTAACCCCTCTTCTTTTAGTATTTCTGCGATATTATATCCGGCAAAAAATTTTACCTTTTTGTTTCCAGATTGAAATGCGGTTTCAAAAAAGTTACGAGCCCTTGAGAGTTTGTTGTTTTCTTTCTCTTTAAGTCCGGCAAACAGAGCTTTTATCTCCTTTTCGGAATCGGGAATATGTTTTAGTGTTTCTTCTATTAATTTTTTCTCTTTTGCAATTTTAACCGCTTCGGTAACAAGGTTTCCGTTGCTGTAAATAATTGCGTTTGAAAGTGCCTCTCCGTCGTTTTCTTTCTCGGCCAGTTTTAACCACTTTTCCGGCTGGTTTGGATTTTCTTTCAGTTCTTCTCTTAAGCCTTTTCTTTTAAAAAAACCGAGCATAGTTTACTCCTTTAGCTATTGAACGTCTGGTAATACTAAATTATACTATTACTTTGATTTGATTTTTCCACATTTTCGTTTATGAAAGGTGTTCTAATGGATTTAAGGCTTTATGCAATTACTGATGAACGTTTTATGGATGAAACCAATATAGCCGATAAAGTGGCAGCGGCAATAGAGGGTGGTGTTTCTGTTATTCAGTATAGAGCCAAAAGTAAAGATTCTGTTGTTATGTATCGTGAAGCTTTGATTGTTAGGGATGTTACCAAAAAATATAGGATTCCGTTTATCGTTAATGACAGACTGGATATTGCCCTTGCTGTGTCTGCCGATGGTGTTCATGTCGGACAGACCGATCTGCCGGTTTCTGTTATAAGGAGAATTGTAGGAAGAGATTTTATAGTGGGGCTTTCAACTCACAATTTGTTTCAGGTTGAAAATGCCAATAAAGAAGAAGTTAATTACATAGGTTTTGGTCCTGTTTTTCCGACAAATACGAAGAAGAATCCTGATCCGGTAGTTGGAGTGGACAGTTTATGTGAAGCTGTGAAAAAATCCGTTCATCCGGTTATTGCAATTGGAGGGATTAATTCGGATAATATTGGCAGTATTCTTATGTGTAAACCTGCAGGTGTCGCAGTTGTCAGAGCGGTTTTTGACGGAGACCCTTTCCTGAATGCCAGAAAATTGAGAGAGAAGATAGATGCTGAGATGGGCGGAAGTTTATCTTGATAGATTAAAGAGAAATTACGAGAATCTGAAGAGGTTTACCGGGCATAAAAGAATAATTGCAGTTGTTAAAGCAAACGCTTACGGGCACGGAAGTGTAAAAGTTGCTTCTTTCCTTGAAAGGAAAACTGATGTAGATGCCTTTGCTGTTGCTACAGTTTTCGAGGGTATAGAGCTCAGAGAAGGAGGGGTGGAAAAACCTATTATTGTGATGAGTAATCCTCTTTTTGAAAATGCCCGTAACTTTCTGGAATATAGATTAACACCTGTAATTTTTGATTTTGAGAGTTTAGGTATTGCTCTTGAAACGGGAATTCCATTTCATATAAAGTTAGATACAGGTATGGGCAGATTGGGTTTTTTGCCCGGAGATTTTCAGAGGTTAACAGAAATTTTTAAGTCTCCTCTTTTTAAAGGTATTATGAGTCATTTTCCTGTTTCTGATGAGGATAAGTGTTTTACTAAAGAGCAGTTTTCGTTTTTTTTAAGGTTTATTAAGGAAGTTCTAAAAGTTAATAGAAATGTTGCAGTTCATATAGATAATAGTGCGGCTGTTCCTTACCATTTTGATTCGTTACTGACACATTCAAGAATTGGTCTTGCTCTTTACGGAAGTAAGCCGAGTTCCAATTTTCCTGTAAAACTTGAGCAGGTCATGGAGATTAAGTCAAGATTGATACAGGTAAAAACTCTGCCGGAAGGATGGGGAATTTCTTACGGCAGGACTTATGTTACCTCTTCACGAGAGAAGGTGGGAGTTGTTGCTTTTGGGTATGCTGATGGTTTGATGAGAAGTCTTTCTGGTAATTGGTCTGTGAAAATTAACGGCCGGAAGTGTTCTGTTAGAGGAAGAATCTGTATGGATATGACGATTGTTTCACTTGAAGGGGTTAAGGCTTCTCCAGGTGATGAAGTTATCATTACCGATAGAGAGCTAACCTTTGATAAAATGGCAGAGAAAGCAGGCACGATTTCATACGAGATTATGTGTGATGTCAGTCCAAGGGTTAAGAGAATATTTATAGAGTAAAGTTTGAGAGGGAGGAAATGGAAAGGTATTACATGGCTTTTGACTTTGCCATTCCGAACGAAGAGAGAGATAAAGCGGATTGCATACTTTTTGAGGCTGGTTGCAAAGGGATAGAGGATTTAAAAGAGGAGAATGGAATATCGTATATTCGTGTCTATTTTGACAGTGAAACCGATTTTAATCCTCAGGTTTCACCTCTTAAGGATTATCTGCTTGGATCTTTCAGAATAGAAGAGCAGAACTGGAATGAAAACTGGAAAAAGCATTTTAAACCGACGCCTATTGGAAAAAAAATTGTTGTTGTTCCTTCATGGATGAAGGATGATTTTGATCCCGGTGACAGGATCCCTATATACATCTATCCGGGGCAGACTTTCGGCACAGGTACTCATGAAACTACAAAGTTGATGATGGAACTTATAGAAGAGTTTATGCTTCCCGGATTTTCGTTTCTTGATGTTGGTTGCGGAACCGGCATTCTCTCTATTCTTGCCAGAAAACTGGGTGCTAAAAAAGTTGTGGCTTGCGATATTCAGAAAGAGGTTGAGGATGAGCTTGAACTTAACATGACTATAAATAATGTTTCTGGTATAGAGTTTATTCCCGGAAGTGTTGATGCTGTTGAAGGGACTTTTGATATGGTTGCTGCGAACATAGAGAAACACCTCTTAGAGCCGTTAATACCTGATCTTGTCAAAAGGACGGGAAGATATTTACTTGTTTCAGGCATTTTGAAGCATCAAGAAGAGGATATGGTGAAGAAGCTTAAAAATGAAGGCCTTGTTATTAATGAGATTAGAAGGGAAGATGAATGGATAGCTATAGCGGCAATGAAATAATGGTTGACCTTCATGTCCATACCACCTGTTCCGATGGGACAGATAAACCTGAAGATGTCGTTAGGCTTGCTTATTTGAAAGGACTTTCCTTGATAAGTATCACTGATCATGATACGGTTGCAGGGCTAAATAGAGCTATGAGTGCCGGGAAATTATACGGTGTTGATGTTATTCCGGGAATTGAAGTAACAGCGGATACTTCCACTCTTCCGGAGTCAGCGGAGTTTCATATTTTGGGATATTTTGTTAATCCTTCTGCTCCATCAATGCTTGAACTTGTGGATTTTTTCTCAAAATCGCGGGAAGAAAGAAACAGAATCCTTATTGAACGTTTGGAAGAGGAAGGTTTTGATATAAATTACGATGAGCTTGAAAAACTTTTTGGTAAGAATTTTGGAAAACCAAATATCGTTACAGTTCTTGTTAAAAAGCATATAGTCTCTTCTCGCGAAAGTGCCTTTGCTCTTTTAAAAAGGTTCAAAGTCAAAAGAAGGAAGCTTGACCATAGAGAGATTTTCAAATTGATTAAAGAAGCAGGTGGAATTCCTGTGCTGGCGCATCCTTGCACTTTAAAACTAAAATGTTCGAAGCTTTACGATTTTGTTGTCGGTTTGAAAAAGGAAGGGCTGGAAGGTATTGAAGTTATTCACTCTGACCATACTCCTTCAATGATTGTAAATTTTAAGGAAATAGCAAAAGACCTTGGACTTTATACCACGGGCGGTAGCGATTATCACGGGTATAATAAACCTGACATAGACATTGGTATGCTTAAAATTAAAATGAAAGATCTCAATTTTGGTGTTTTAGCTGGAGTGTAATTATGGTTATAGGTATTCTCGGTTCTGGAAGCTGGGGGTCTGCTCTTTCAATTCATTTTGGCAATAATGGTTTTAATGTGATTCAGTGGTGTCGAGAAAAGGAAGTTGCCGATTCTATAAACAGAGAGAGAGAGAACAGAAAGTATCTTAGTGGTGTTCCTTATCCTGAATCTGTTAGAGCCGTATCAGATATAGAAGAATTTTTTGCAAAAGTGAAGGATATCGTTTTCTCTGTTATTCCTGCCCAGTTTACTGGGGATTTCTGGAAAGCTAATAGAGAGTATCTTGTAAAGAGAAAAGTTATATGTGCAAGTAAAGGAATAGAGATTTCGTCTTTAAAACTTTTATCGCAGGTTTACGCAGAAGTTGTTGGGGGCGATTATTTTGTCCTTTCTGGTCCTACGTTTGCAAGGGAGGTTGCTTTTGGAAAGCCCACCGCAGCAGTTCTCGCTGGAAAAAATATAGATAAGACTTTTGAAGTGGTTAATCTTTTAAATACAAAACTTTTTCGCCTTTACGCTTCCGATGATCTTATCGGCGTTGAAACAGGTGGAGCAATGAAAAATGTTATAGCTATTGCAGCCGGTATATCTGACGGTATGGAGCTTGGAAACAACGCAAGAGCGGCATTGATAACAAGAGGACTTCATGAGATAAAAAATCTGGGAGTCAGGCTTGGAGGTAAAGAGAAGACTTTTTATGGTCTTTCAGGAATGGGAGATTTAATTCTTACATGCACCGGTAATCTTTCAAGGAACAGACAGTTCGGCCTTACTATTGGAAGAGGCGAAGGAGAAGTTGATAAAAAATATGTTGTTGAAGGTGTTCACACAGTAAAGGCAGCCGTGGAGCTTTCGAAGAGGTTGAATGTCGAAATGCCTATAACCAGAGCTGTTTACGCTGTCTTGTATGAAGGGAAAAAACCTTCAGAGATAATGCTTGATTTATTATCAAGACCGGTGAAGGAAGAATGAAGAAAGTAGTAACGATAGGAACTGCCGGGCACATAGATCACGGAAAGACATCCCTTGTAAGAAAATTGACAGGCATTGATACGGACCGGTTAAAAGAAGAAAAAGAGAGAGGCATGACCATAGAACCTGGCTTTGCCCATTTCTTCCTTGATGACTACCTGATAAGCATCGTTGATGTTCCTGGACATGAGAAGTTTATCAAAAATATGGTAGCCGGTGCTCACGGAATAGATGGTGTTCTTTTTGTTATCGCGGCGGATGAAGGTGTTATGCCTCAGACGGAAGAACACCTTGCCGTTTGTGAGATGCTCGGGATAGAGAGAGGCATTGTTGTTCTTACGAAAATTGATACTGTTGATGAAGAGTGGCTTGAGCTTGTTGAAGAAGATGTAAAGGATTTTTTAAAAGGAACTTTTCTTGAAGATGCTCCGTTTGTTAAAGTTTCTTCCAAAACAGGAGAAGGATTTGACATTTTAAAAGAAGAGTTGAAAAGACTGGCAGAATCCATCAGGAAACAAAAGGAAGAGAGTTTTCCCCGTCTGCCTGTAGATAGAGTATTTACGGTGAAAGGTTTTGGCACTGTCGTTACGGGTACTCTTTCCGGTGGTAGACTTTCGAAAGGGGAGGTTGTTGAGATTTTGCCTTCTAAAGTTGAATCAAAGAT from Desulfurobacterium indicum encodes:
- the accC gene encoding acetyl-CoA carboxylase biotin carboxylase subunit, with amino-acid sequence MFKKILIANRGEIAVRIIRTCKELGIKTVAVYSTADKDSLPVFLADEAICIGSERPAASYLNIPAIISAAEVSGADAIHPGYGFLSENPGFAEVCRACGVEFIGPSSETMVAMGDKAQARAIAQKAGIPVVPGSEAMKDPAKVLEFARKIGFPVLVKAAHGGGGRGMRVVETEEGAEETIRTAMTEAEAAFGNGEVYVEKLILNPRHIEIQLIADKYGNVTIFGERECSLQRRHQKVLEESPSPFVDETLREKLYEAARKLALAIKYEGAGTVEFLVDKDKNFYFIEMNTRIQVEHPVSEMVTGKDLIALQIKAAEGEKLEMADPKLNGHAIEFRINAEDYKRNFRPSPGKIEKLLLPGGFGVRIDTHVYEGYSIPPYYDSLIAKLIVHGETREETIIRGKRALSEFFIEGNLKTTIPFHLKLVEDEDFVKGNLDTKILEDKILDKIVSN
- the gltB gene encoding glutamate synthase large subunit is translated as MKHKDSCGVGFIANINGEKSHEILKNALKAVSNLTHRGAVLSDGRTGDGSGVLFQLPEEFFKKEAKKIGKDFQDNDIAVGTIFLDRKTADGSIKKLETLLKEEKVDFALREVPIKVEECGEIARKAMPLIVQIIIPFLGDIGLYILRRKLEKALKEVAKENYILSLSNNLIVYKGMLLAPDLEKFYPDLKNEEFKTAIALFHQRYSTNTNPEWKLAQPLRMLAHNGEINTITANRNFIKIVEPIIKSSRFGTQIREILPLVDFNESDSASLDRVFELMVLAGYQPEEAISVLIPPAYEMLDLDEDERAFFLYHLLLMKPWDGPAAVVFTDGKTVGGKLDRNGLRPARYIITDDNLIVFGSEEGMIEIPESKIVSHNRLSPGEILVVNTEFGTVETNKEVLRKIALQRNLKKEIRRKLFKLSDFSTPCTFEKPEEEKLKKELMKFGFSKEDLEFIIDEMAEEAKEPVYSMGDDTPPPFMSTNPCLLFSCFKQKFAQVTNPPIDPIRERVVMSLKMRLGGKVNFLEREGKLPRRVELKSPLLTPSEFKSLKNLEFMKTATFKMEFESDLKEGLYKLFETIELEIKKGADIVILSDKDTQKPIPSLLAVSGLVNYLKKKELMHKVSIVVETGEVKNTHEIAALIAFGASAVYPHLVYKYLKTREIELNLPFETLVKNYKTAVTKGLLKIMSKMGISLISSYHLGQNFDIIGLSKEIVEEFFPNTFSPIGGMTLKDIEKEINKRLEIAEKLDEIPESGELYYRPGKEKHGFSVQVVRAILKSSKTGNFDEYLKIYDYYKENPVYIRDLLKIESDRTPIPLEELESAEEIMKQLMVPGMSVGALSKEAHEVIAEAMNRIGSKSCSGEGGEDPKRYGTIKNSKIKQVASGRFGVTPAYLSSAEEIEIKIAQGAKPGEGGHLPGKKVTPYIASLRFSVPGVTLISPPPHHDIYSIEDLAQLIYDLKLANPEAKIAVKLVAESGVGTVAAGVAKAKADVIQISGCDGGTGASPITSIKGAGLPWEIGLPETHRALSENGLRENVILRVDGGIKTGRDVIIAALLGAEEFGIGTAAMIAEGCVMDRECHTNRCPVGIATQDEALRKRFKGKVEAVINYFRFIAEDVRRFLAKMGYRSLKEITGKSGLLKPDVEKIKKFTKASELDLSYILKPSIPFERQSYPYNAVESPLNDRIVQDAEPYIEHGEPFIGRYIIKNTDRGIGIPLSNLLIRKFGKEIPKNIIKLYFEGTAGQSFGAFLSKGINLFLKGVANDYVGKGLGGGLIVITFPENFKGNPSENVIAGNTLLYGATGGALFAAGRVGERFAVRNSGAIAVVEGAGQHACEYMVRGVVAVLGKVGMNFGAGMTGGVAYVFDDEIEKKINSNYVTVKELSRKDVDFLKVLLNKHYRFTKSERAAEILENHFMFERIRKVVPIGAKEVELATIGTTGLPD
- the accB gene encoding acetyl-CoA carboxylase biotin carboxyl carrier protein: MIEKIENLLKSLENSSIEEVEIELEGLKVKARYCRQKASQPLTVERVIETTTAPEATSEITKPSAEPTEIPENIHIVRSPIVGTFYRAPSPGAEPFVKEGDFVEKGQTLCIIEALKVMNEIESDVSGRVVKILVENGQPVEFDQPLFYIEKV
- the efp gene encoding elongation factor P, encoding MASIDVNQISKGMKLEINGDPYEIVDYQHVKPGKGQAFARIKLKNLRTGNVVEKTYKVGEKLEVADFEEREMEYLYNDGTFYYFMDTRTYEQIPVPAENLGEKANFLKENDTVQVQFYKGEPLSVKLPKTVVLQVVETEPGFKGDTVNNVLKPATLETGAVVQVPTFINVGEYIKVETETGKYLERVNK